CACGCCGAGCGCGCGCAGGAGCTGGGTCAGCGCGTCGAGCGGGCGTACCGGTGGCTCGGTGGCGAAACCCTTCAGGTCGAGGTAGAGCTGCCCGTCCGGAAACCTGTCGCGTACCCGGCCGCCCCAATGCGCCACGAGCGCGGTCTTGCCGACGCCGGCCGTGCCGGTGACCACGACCAGCGGAGCCGCGGCCGGGCTCGCGGCGGCCAGCGCGTCGAGCCGGTCGAGCACCTCCGCGCGGCCGGTGAAGTCGACAACGCCCGCCGGCAGGAGCGCCGGTACCGTGCGCGCCGGTACCGCCGATGGCGCGTCACCGTCGCGCAGCACGGCGAGGTGGGTGGCGCGCAGCTCACGCGAGGGGTCGACGCCCAGCTCGTCGGCGAGGCGGTGGCGGGCCTGCTCGTAGGCCCGGAGGGCTTCCGCGGTGCGGCCGGAGCGGTGCAGCGCGAGCATGAGCGCGGCGGTGAGCCTCTGCCGGTGCGGGTGGGCGGCGGCCTCCGTGGACAGCTCGGCGAGCACCCGGCCGGCCCGGCCCAGCGACAGCTCTACCTCAGCCAGCTCCTCGACCGCGGCCAGCCGCGTCTCGGCCAGCGCGTGGCACAGGCGCTGGCGCGCCTCCTCGTCGAGCACGTCGGCAAGCGGCGGCCCGGCCCACAGGTCGAGCGCCTCACGCAGCGTCCGCGCGGTCACCTCTGGGTCACCCGAGCGGCGTGCCCGCTCGACAAGGCCGGCGAAGCGGTGCGCGTCCACCGTGTCCGGCTCGCCGCACAGCTGGTATCCCGCGCCGCGTCGGACCAGTGTCACCTCCGGCTGGGCATCGCCTCCGGCGGTGAGGGCTGTTCGGAGGCGACTCACGTACGCCTGTACGGTGCGCCGGGCGGTCCGTGGCGGGCCTTCCGGCCACAGCAGCCCGGTGACCGCATCGACGGTGACGAGGCGGTTGATCTCCAGTAGCAGCACCGCACAAAGCAGACGCTGCTTGGGGCTTCCCAGGTCGAGCTCGGTGGTGCCCCGCCACGCCCGCACCGGTCCGAGCACTTGAAAGCGCATGCCGCCCATCCGCGAGACTACGACGCACATCGAAGTATGCCGCTGCGTTCCCATGGTCGCGGCCCGTCGCCGCACCACGGACCGAAAGTGCCGCCGAACCTGGCCGAACGGGAGAGGCGGCCGGAGCGGGCCGTGGCGGCTGATCGGCCGTTTCGGCCGCGCCGGGCGGCTGCCCGTGGTGTTCTGGAAGCGGCCGACCCATTCCAGCGCGGGGGAGACGTGGTGGCGGCACGGATCGAGGACTACGGGCTGATCGGCGACACGCGTGGTTCGGCGCTGGTGTCGCGCAGCGGTGACATCGACTGGCTGTGCGTTCCCCGCTTCGACGCCGAGGCATGTTTCGCCGCGCTGCTCGGCCGGGACGAGCACGGCCGTTGGGGGCTGCGCCCCACTGAGCCGGTGCTGTCGTCGGCCCAGCGCTACCGCGGCGACACGATGGTGCTGGAGACCGAGTTCACTTGTGCCGGCGGGGTCGCGCGGGTGGTCGACTTCATGCCCGTCGCCGAGGGGCGCAGCGACGTGGTGCGGCTGGTGCGGGGCGTCTCGGGCGAGGTCGAGTTCACCTGCCGGCTCGAGCCGCGCTTCGGGTACGGCGCCTCCCGCCCGTGGGTCCGGGAGGGCAGCGAGGGCGTGGTCTCGCTGATCGCGGGTCCGGACTCGCTGCACCTGCGTTCCACGGTCGCCGTACAGCCGGGTCCGGGGATGGTCACGGCGACGTTCACGGTGGCCGCCGGCGCGTCGGTGGCGTTCGTGGTGAGCTGGGCGTCGTCCGACCGGCCGGTACCGCCGCCCCTGGACGTCGCGGGGGCGCTGGCCGAGACGGAGGCGTACTGGCAGTCGTGGGCCGACCGGTGCGCGTACCAGGGGCGCTGGCGGGACGCCGTCGTGCGGTCGCTGCTGACGCTGAAGGCGCTCACGTACGCGCCGACGGGTGCGATCGTGGCCGCACCGACGACGTCGCTGCCGGAGGAGCTCGGCGGGGTGCGCAACTGGGACTACCGCTACTGCTGGCTGCGTGACTCCGGCCTCACCCTGCACGCGTTCATGGCCGGCGGGTACAGCGAGGAGGCCGGTGCCTACCGCGACTGGCTGGCCCGCACGATCGCCGGCGACCCGACCAAGCTGCAGATCATGTACGGCATCAGCGGCGAACGGCGGCTGACCGAGGCGTCGCTTGACTGGCTGCCCGGCTACGAGGAGTCCCGGCCGGTGCGCATCGGCAACGGCGCGTGGGACCAGTTCCAGCTCGACGTGTACGGCGAGACGCTGAGCTGCCTGTACGCGGCGCGCAAGATGGGCCTGGTCGGAGCGCCCGAGTCCTGGGATCTGGTGCGGGGAATGCTGGAGTACCTGGAGCGGGTGTGGCAGCGCCCCGACGAGGGCATCTGGGAGGTGCGGGGCGAGCAGACCCGGCACTTCACCCACTCGAAGGTCGAGGCGTGGGTGGCCGTGGATCGGGCGATCGGCCTGATCGAGGAGTTCGGCCTGTTCGGCGACGACGGGCCGGGAATGCTGCCGCACCTCCGAACCCTGCGCGAGCGCATCCGAGACGAGGTCATGGAGCGCGCGTGGCATCCGGGAGTGGGTGCGTTCACCCAGGCGTACGGTTCGGCGGCGCTGGACGCGAGCGTGCTCGTCATGCCGCTGGTCGGGTTCATCGACGCCGACGACCCGCGAATGGTGTCCACTGTGGAGGCGATCGAAAAGGGCCTGATGCGGGGCGGTTTCGTGAGGCGCTACGACACAAGTCACGGCTATGACGGGCTGCCTGGCGACGAGAGTCCGTTCCTGGCCTGCAGCTTCTGGCTTGCCGACGTCTACGCGCTGCAGGGCCGCCGGGAGGACGCCGAGGCGCTGTTCGAGCGGCTGCTGGGGCTGCGCAACGAGCTGGGACTGCTGGCGGAGGAGTACGATCCGGTCGATCGACGGCACATCGGCAACTTCCCGCAGGGCTTCTCGCACCTGACGCTGATCCAGACCGCCGACCTGCTGGCGCGCGGCACCGCCAAACGCACCCGCGCCTGGGATCCGGTCGTGCTGTCCCCGGACGCCGGCGTGCTCACCGGGCAGGCGGGAAACCGGTCTTGACCACTGTGGACGGACCTCGACCGCTGCGCAGCCAGCAGTGGTGGGACAACCCTGCCCACCCGGACATGACCGCGCTGTACCTGGAGCGGTACCTCAACTTCGGCCTGACCGGTGCCGAGCTGCAGTCCGGACGGCCCATCATCGGGATCGCGCAGACCGGCAGCGACCTGGTGCCGTGCAACCGCCACCATCTGGCGCTGGCCGACCGCGTCCGGGCCGGGGTCCGCGACGCCGGCGGCATACCGCTCGAGTTTCCGGTGCATCCGTTGCAGGAGACCGGAAAGCGCCCGACCGCGGCGCTGGACCGCAACCTCGCCTACCTGGGCCTGGTCGAGATCCTCTACGGCTACCCGCTCGACGGGGTGGTGCTCACCACCGGCTGCGACAAGACGACCCCCGCGTGCCTGATGGCGGCCGCGACCGTCAACCTGCCCGCGATTGTGCTGTCCGGCGGACCGATGCTCAACGGCTACGTGGACGGCCGCCGCGCCGGCTCCGGACTGATCATCTGGCAGTCCCGGCGGCTGCTCGCCGCCGGGAAGATCGACTACGCCGAGTTCATGGACCGGGTGTCGCGTTCGGCCACCAGCACGGGGCACTGCAACACCATGGGCACCGCACTGTCGATGAACAGCATCGCCGAGGCCCTGGGAATGACCCTGCCCGGGTGCGCCGCGATTCCCGCCCCGTACCGCGAACGGGCCCAGATCGCCTACGACACCGGGTACCGCGCGGTCGGCCTGGTACGGGAAAACCTCACGCCGAAGGCGATCATGACGCGGGAGGCTTTCGAGAACGCGATCGTGGTCGCGTCGGCGATCGCCGGCTCCACCAACTGCCCCATCCACGTCAACGCGATCGCCCGCCACGTCGGTGTGGACCTGCGCAACAGCGACTGGGAGAGCGTCGGCGGCAGCGTGCCGATCCTGGCCAACTGCGCCCCCGCCGGCGACTACCTGGGCGAGGACTTCTACCACGCCGGTGGCGTGCCGGCCGTGCTGCACGCCCTGCTGAGCGCCGGGCGGCTGCACGCCGACGCGATGACCGTCACCGGCCGCACCATCGGCGAGAACATCGCCGGCGCGGCAAGCACCAACCCCGACGTCATCGCCGACTACGACAAGCCGTTCGGCCCGCGCGGCGGGGTGCTCGTCCTGCACGGCAACGTCTTCTCCTCGGGAATGATGAAGATGTCGGTCATCACCGAGGAGCTGCACGCCCGCTACCTGACCAGCCCCGCGCTGACCTGGCGGGCGGTCGTGTTCGACAGCCCCGAGGACTACCACCGGCGGATCGACGACCCCACGCTCGACATCGACGAGGACTGCATCCTCGTCGTGCGCAACAGCGGCAACATCGCCTACCCGGGCTCGGCCGAGGTGGTCAACATGCAGCCGCCCACCGAGCTGATCATGCGCGGGATCGAGGCCATCCCCACTCTGGGTGACGGCCGGCAGAGCGGCACCGCCGACGCCCCGTCCATCCTCAACATCAGCCCCGAGGCAGCGGTCGGCGGCAACATCGCGATCCTGCGCACCGGCGACCGGATCACCCTCGACATCCCCAACCACCGCCTCGACGTGGATCTCACCGACGAGGAGATCGCCGAACGGTGGCGCGAGTACGAGCCGCCCCCGCTCGACCACCAGACCCCGTGGCAGGAGCTCTTTCGCAGGTACACCGGCCAGATGGACACCGGCAGCTGCCTCGACTTCGCCACGGCCTACCAGGACATCGTCGTCACGAAGGGGATGCCCCGTGACTCGCACTAGCCGTGGCGTCATCATGATCGCCGACTCCGACTTCGGTGATGTGGACATCGAACGCGGGATCGTCGAAGGTGCCGGGTTTACGCTCGAGGCCCACCAGTGCACGTCCGAGGAGGAGATCATCGCCCGCGGCCGCGACGCCGCCGGCATCCTCACCCAGTACGCGCACATCGGCGCCGCGGCAATGGACGGCATGCCCCGGCTGCGGGTCATCTCGCGATACGGCACCGGCGTCGACACGGTCGACGTCGAACAGGCGACCCGCCGCGGCATCCAGGTCACCAACGCACCGAACGACTGGTGCGCCGA
This genomic stretch from Phytohabitans houttuyneae harbors:
- a CDS encoding glycoside hydrolase family 15 protein, coding for MAARIEDYGLIGDTRGSALVSRSGDIDWLCVPRFDAEACFAALLGRDEHGRWGLRPTEPVLSSAQRYRGDTMVLETEFTCAGGVARVVDFMPVAEGRSDVVRLVRGVSGEVEFTCRLEPRFGYGASRPWVREGSEGVVSLIAGPDSLHLRSTVAVQPGPGMVTATFTVAAGASVAFVVSWASSDRPVPPPLDVAGALAETEAYWQSWADRCAYQGRWRDAVVRSLLTLKALTYAPTGAIVAAPTTSLPEELGGVRNWDYRYCWLRDSGLTLHAFMAGGYSEEAGAYRDWLARTIAGDPTKLQIMYGISGERRLTEASLDWLPGYEESRPVRIGNGAWDQFQLDVYGETLSCLYAARKMGLVGAPESWDLVRGMLEYLERVWQRPDEGIWEVRGEQTRHFTHSKVEAWVAVDRAIGLIEEFGLFGDDGPGMLPHLRTLRERIRDEVMERAWHPGVGAFTQAYGSAALDASVLVMPLVGFIDADDPRMVSTVEAIEKGLMRGGFVRRYDTSHGYDGLPGDESPFLACSFWLADVYALQGRREDAEALFERLLGLRNELGLLAEEYDPVDRRHIGNFPQGFSHLTLIQTADLLARGTAKRTRAWDPVVLSPDAGVLTGQAGNRS
- a CDS encoding IlvD/Edd family dehydratase; translated protein: MDGPRPLRSQQWWDNPAHPDMTALYLERYLNFGLTGAELQSGRPIIGIAQTGSDLVPCNRHHLALADRVRAGVRDAGGIPLEFPVHPLQETGKRPTAALDRNLAYLGLVEILYGYPLDGVVLTTGCDKTTPACLMAAATVNLPAIVLSGGPMLNGYVDGRRAGSGLIIWQSRRLLAAGKIDYAEFMDRVSRSATSTGHCNTMGTALSMNSIAEALGMTLPGCAAIPAPYRERAQIAYDTGYRAVGLVRENLTPKAIMTREAFENAIVVASAIAGSTNCPIHVNAIARHVGVDLRNSDWESVGGSVPILANCAPAGDYLGEDFYHAGGVPAVLHALLSAGRLHADAMTVTGRTIGENIAGAASTNPDVIADYDKPFGPRGGVLVLHGNVFSSGMMKMSVITEELHARYLTSPALTWRAVVFDSPEDYHRRIDDPTLDIDEDCILVVRNSGNIAYPGSAEVVNMQPPTELIMRGIEAIPTLGDGRQSGTADAPSILNISPEAAVGGNIAILRTGDRITLDIPNHRLDVDLTDEEIAERWREYEPPPLDHQTPWQELFRRYTGQMDTGSCLDFATAYQDIVVTKGMPRDSH